Proteins encoded together in one Mycobacterium noviomagense window:
- a CDS encoding SDR family oxidoreductase gives MSTEDFTGRTAIVTGASRGIGLAVAQRLAEGGANVVLTSRKQENADAAAAQVDANAIGVAAHAVEEAAAQRCIDLALERFGSIDILVNNAGTNPAFGPLIEQDHGRFAKVFDVNLWAPLLWTSLAVKAWMGEHGGAIVNTASIGGMHFAPYMGMYNATKAALIHVTKQLALELSPRVRVNAICPGVVRTRLAEALWKNNEDALAATTPLGRVGDPVDVAGAVAFLVSDAASWITGEAMVIDGGQLLGNAQAFRTGSGD, from the coding sequence ATGAGCACTGAAGACTTCACCGGCCGCACCGCGATCGTTACCGGTGCTTCGCGCGGGATCGGGCTGGCGGTCGCGCAGCGACTGGCCGAGGGCGGGGCCAATGTGGTGCTGACGTCACGCAAGCAGGAGAATGCGGACGCGGCCGCCGCACAGGTCGACGCTAATGCTATCGGCGTCGCGGCCCATGCCGTCGAAGAAGCTGCGGCACAACGCTGTATCGACCTGGCACTGGAACGATTCGGCAGCATCGACATCCTGGTCAACAACGCGGGAACCAACCCGGCTTTCGGTCCGCTGATCGAGCAGGACCACGGCCGTTTCGCCAAGGTTTTCGACGTCAATCTGTGGGCGCCGCTGTTGTGGACGTCGCTGGCCGTCAAGGCGTGGATGGGTGAGCACGGCGGCGCCATCGTCAACACGGCGTCGATCGGCGGCATGCATTTTGCGCCGTACATGGGCATGTACAACGCCACGAAAGCCGCGCTGATCCACGTCACAAAGCAACTCGCGCTGGAGCTTTCACCGCGAGTCCGCGTGAACGCCATCTGCCCGGGGGTGGTGCGCACCCGCCTCGCGGAGGCGCTGTGGAAGAACAACGAAGACGCTTTGGCGGCCACCACGCCGCTGGGCCGCGTCGGCGATCCGGTCGACGTTGCCGGCGCGGTCGCGTTCCTGGTCTCCGACGCCGCGAGCTGGATCACCGGCGAGGCCATGGTGATCGACGGCGGCCAGCTCCTTGGCAACGCGCAGGCGTTCCGGACCGGCTCTGGTGACTAG